From Vibrio aerogenes, a single genomic window includes:
- a CDS encoding GNAT family N-acetyltransferase, which translates to MLWQLFYHTVRHINIRDYSPAQTQAWAPEGFDMAIWQQKMDDNQPVVAEINGTIVGYTDLQPDGLIDHFFCHHQYQGLGVGTALMQHVLETGAKAGMTRFYSEVSLTARPFYEHMGFSVVRENACEIRGQILNNFLMEKVVSDSAGSG; encoded by the coding sequence ATGTTGTGGCAACTTTTTTATCATACGGTGCGCCATATCAACATTCGGGATTATTCACCGGCCCAGACACAAGCATGGGCGCCGGAGGGATTTGATATGGCGATCTGGCAGCAGAAGATGGATGATAATCAGCCGGTTGTGGCTGAAATCAACGGGACAATTGTCGGCTATACCGATTTACAGCCGGATGGTTTGATTGACCATTTTTTCTGCCATCATCAATATCAGGGGCTGGGTGTGGGAACAGCACTGATGCAGCATGTGCTGGAGACCGGGGCAAAAGCCGGGATGACCCGGTTTTATTCCGAAGTCAGTCTGACCGCCAGACCGTTTTATGAACACATGGGGTTTTCGGTGGTTCGTGAAAACGCATGTGAGATACGCGGACAAATCCTTAACAATTTTCTGATGGAAAAAGTGGTTAGCGACAGCGCCGGTAGCGGCTGA